One region of Triticum aestivum cultivar Chinese Spring chromosome 6B, IWGSC CS RefSeq v2.1, whole genome shotgun sequence genomic DNA includes:
- the LOC123134214 gene encoding 11 kDa late embryogenesis abundant protein-like isoform X2: MESGKEAAANAGASARAGMEKTRAAVQGKVDKAAAYTTGHREAAVVNKEAAEVKKQQRIRAAEEEKQRAMRDHAAAKERASGEETEDRNGGHSPAPAGGHGE, encoded by the exons ATGGAGTCGGGCAAGGAGGCCGCGGCGAACGCCGGCGCGTCGGCGCGCGCCGGCATGGAGAAGACGAGGGCCGCCGTGCAGGGCAAGGTGGACAAGGCCGCGGCGTACACGACAGGGCacagggaggcggcggtggtgaaCAAGGAGGCGGCCGAGGTGAAGAAGCAGCAGCG GATTCGCGCCGCCGAGGAGGAGAAGCAGCGCGCCATGCGGGACCACGCCGCCGCCAAGGAGCGCGCCAGCGGCGAAGAGACGGAGGACCGCAACGGCGGTCACAGCCCTGCCCCTGCGGGCGGCCACGGTGAGTAA
- the LOC123134214 gene encoding 11 kDa late embryogenesis abundant protein-like isoform X1, with translation MESGKEAAANAGASARAGMEKTRAAVQGKVDKAAAYTTGHREAAVVNKEAAEVKKQQRIRAAEEEKQRAMRDHAAAKERASGEETEDRNGGHSPAPAGGHGE, from the coding sequence ATGGAGTCGGGCAAGGAGGCCGCGGCGAACGCCGGCGCGTCGGCGCGCGCCGGCATGGAGAAGACGAGGGCCGCCGTGCAGGGCAAGGTGGACAAGGCCGCGGCGTACACGACAGGGCacagggaggcggcggtggtgaaCAAGGAGGCGGCCGAGGTGAAGAAGCAGCAGCGGATTCGCGCCGCCGAGGAGGAGAAGCAGCGCGCCATGCGGGACCACGCCGCCGCCAAGGAGCGCGCCAGCGGCGAAGAGACGGAGGACCGCAACGGCGGTCACAGCCCTGCCCCTGCGGGCGGCCACGGTGAGTAA
- the LOC123134215 gene encoding lactoylglutathione lyase-like produces MATGSEAGKPVEVVLEWPKQDKKRMLHAVYRVGDLDRTIKCYTECFGMKLLRKRDVPEEKYTNAFLGFGPENTNFALELTYNYGVDKYDIGPGFGHFAIANEDVYKLAETIKSSSCCKITREPGPVKGGSTVIAFAQDPDGYMFELIQRGPTPEPLCQVMLRDGDLDRSIMFYGKALG; encoded by the exons ATGGCAACCGGTAGCGAAGCTGGAAAGCCCGTGGAGGTCGTGCTGGAGTGGCCTAAGCAGGACAAAAAGAGGATGCTGCATGCTGTTTACCGTGTGGGAGATCTGGACCGCACCATTAA GTGTTACACGGAATGCTTTGGGATGAAGCTGTTGAGGAAAAGAGATGTTCCTGAAGAGAAGTACACCAATGCGTTTCTTGGGTTTGGACCTGAGAACACTAATTTTGCACTTGAGCTGACTTACA ATTATGGTGTTGACAAGTATGACATTGGACCGGGCTTTGGACATTTTGCCATCGCAAATGAGGAT GTGTACAAGCTGGCTGAGACAATTAAATCATCTTCTTGTTGTAAGATCACTCGTGAACCTGGTCCTGTCAAGGGAGGGTCCACTGTGATTGCCTTTGCACAAGACCCAGATGGTTACATGTTTGAGCTTATCCAGAGGGGTCCGACGCCTGAGCCTCTCTGTCAAGTTATGCTTCGTGATGGTGACCTTGATCGGTCTATCATGTTCTACGGGAAG GCCCTTGGATGA